The window CGCACGTCGTCGAGAGCCTTCGGGCGGATGAGGGTGCGGTTCGGCTGCAGCACGGTCCACAGCGGGAACACGCGCACATGGTCGAGGCCCAGTTCGGCGAGGGCGGCGAAGTCGCGGCGCACGTCGTCGGGCGTGAAGTCGAGCCAGGAGTGCATCCAGTCCTTCGACGGCGTGTAGTTCGCCCCGAACCTCAGGGGAGCGTCGAGAGCGCCACGCTGCGTCATGTGTTCGCACCTTTCGGACAGAGCCCCCCGACGAGGGCGGATCGCACCACTATAACGCTTGAGCAGCGAGACCGCGGCACGAGATTCCGCTCGCCGCCTGCGCTCCCCGCGCCCTCTCTTGACACCGGTGGATTCGGATGGTTTCATCAGCTAAAGCGCTGTAGTCCCGTCCTGTCGGACCCGCGCCGAATCGCCCGCCTCGAGGAAGAAGCACGATGAGAGTTCCCGCACGCATGGCTGCACTGGCAACCTTCACGATCGGCGCCCTCGCGCTCGCCGGCTGCACCGGCGGTGGCGCCGGCGCCGGAGACGCCGGGCCGATCGACACCTCCGGCGACCTGAGCGGCACGATCCAGTTCCAGACCTGGTCGCTCAAGAACGAGAAGTTCACGCCGTACTTCGAAGACCTGATCGACGCGTTCGAGAAGGAGCACCCCGACGTGAAGGTCGAGTGGCTCGACCAGCCCGGCGACGGCTACCAGGAGAAGATCCTCAGCCAGGCCAACGCCGACACCCTCCCCGACGTGCTCAACCTGCCGCCCGACATCGCCTACCCGCTGGTCGCCGCGGGCAAGCTGGTCGACCTCGACACGGCCGACCCCGACCTGAAGTCGGCGTACAACACGGGCGCGTGGGAGGCCTACAGCCAGTACCCGGGCGTCGACGGCACCTACGGTCTGCCGTGGTACCTGTCGAGCGATGCGTCGTGGTGGAACCTGGCCCAGCTCGCCCCCTACGGCGTCACGGAGCAGAACCTGCCGACCACGGTCGACGAGCTGCTCACGCTCGCCACCGACGTGGCCACCGAGTCGGGCGGCAAGGTGCAGCTGCTCTCCTCGATCCCCGCGCTCGACACCTTCACGGCCGCGGGCATGGAGGTCATCGACGACAAGGGCGAGTTCGACTTCAACACCGACGAGGCCGCCGCGATCATCCAGAAGTACGCCGACGCGTACGCCGCGGGCGCCATGCCCGCCGAGGCCCTCACCGGCGACTACGGCGGCAACGCCGAGGCCTACATCCAGGAGAAGGTCGCCTTCACGACCGGCGGCACCGGCTTCACGACCGATCTGCAGAAGGACGCCCCGTCGCTGCTGGCGAACACCGTCGCCACCCCGCGCCTCGGCATCGCGCCGCTCTACGTGCAGGGCCTGAACGTCTCCGCCGACTCCGACAACAAGGAAGCCGCGCTCGCGTTCGCCGAGTTCGCGACGAACCAGGAGAA of the Microbacterium sufflavum genome contains:
- a CDS encoding ABC transporter substrate-binding protein is translated as MAALATFTIGALALAGCTGGGAGAGDAGPIDTSGDLSGTIQFQTWSLKNEKFTPYFEDLIDAFEKEHPDVKVEWLDQPGDGYQEKILSQANADTLPDVLNLPPDIAYPLVAAGKLVDLDTADPDLKSAYNTGAWEAYSQYPGVDGTYGLPWYLSSDASWWNLAQLAPYGVTEQNLPTTVDELLTLATDVATESGGKVQLLSSIPALDTFTAAGMEVIDDKGEFDFNTDEAAAIIQKYADAYAAGAMPAEALTGDYGGNAEAYIQEKVAFTTGGTGFTTDLQKDAPSLLANTVATPRLGIAPLYVQGLNVSADSDNKEAALAFAEFATNQENQVAFSSLAVGTAPGTAEGGDQVVENIASSVTDEKQLAAIDTVFGAMKDAKALPFQWTSDMATYMTQQIALAVNGEADPKAQLDKIVEYANANRVDQ